One stretch of Candidatus Methylomirabilis lanthanidiphila DNA includes these proteins:
- a CDS encoding AsnC family protein, producing MTTTAYVLIEGASDQTANIVKALQKIKGVKSAHAVTGPYDVIACVEATDVGTVGSVVLSKIRTLKGVMRTVTCVAV from the coding sequence ATGACAACCACTGCATATGTTTTGATCGAAGGCGCGTCGGATCAGACGGCCAACATCGTCAAAGCGTTACAGAAGATCAAAGGGGTCAAGTCGGCGCACGCCGTAACCGGGCCCTACGACGTGATCGCGTGCGTTGAGGCCACTGATGTCGGCACAGTCGGGTCGGTTGTCCTCTCGAAGATCCGCACCTTGAAGGGCGTGATGAGAACGGTCACCTGCGTCGCCGTTTAA
- a CDS encoding transport protein, belonging to the Major Facilitator Superfamily, of which narK is a member, translating to MNRLGKTQLAILSGPTVQARESAVNDTISSFNFFVASLSNFFFFASLNAFSLLPLYIKTLGGTESQIGWVMGSYSLTAILGQPLAGALADRFGRKRFLLLGSASGMLAAIGFAYSTQLDARFVLFRILQGIAYSSFYIANLTLVSEMVPSSRRGEAVGLFGISGLITIALSPAIGEQVIHRAGYSAFFFAAAVAAAACLLTSLALRNLSSTPQAAVASGLASLIPSARILPPILLALVFGLASGAVFVFLPTYATQAGLSRIGGFYIAYSAAAIGIRLTCGRLSDRWGRQRVILPALLLMGSGTLGLVWLVSPVGLLVVGTLTGMAHGLLFPALSAYTIDLADSEGRGRALGAFSTAMLLGHALASFTFGIIAERFGYRLIYLLASTIVMTTFMVLCRTRSRAQMLR from the coding sequence ATGAATCGATTAGGCAAGACACAACTCGCTATATTGTCCGGTCCGACCGTTCAGGCGCGAGAGAGCGCCGTGAACGATACGATATCCAGCTTTAACTTTTTTGTGGCCTCTCTTTCCAATTTCTTTTTTTTCGCGAGCCTCAATGCCTTCAGCCTGCTGCCTCTGTATATCAAGACGCTCGGCGGAACCGAATCACAGATCGGTTGGGTCATGGGCAGCTACAGTCTGACGGCGATTCTTGGGCAGCCGCTGGCCGGCGCCCTTGCCGACCGTTTCGGACGCAAGCGGTTCCTGCTGCTGGGATCGGCATCGGGAATGCTGGCCGCAATCGGCTTTGCGTATTCGACCCAATTGGACGCGCGCTTCGTGCTCTTTCGTATCCTCCAGGGTATCGCATACTCAAGCTTCTATATCGCGAATCTGACACTGGTGTCTGAAATGGTTCCGTCGAGCCGCCGCGGCGAGGCAGTGGGCCTGTTCGGAATCTCTGGACTCATTACGATCGCGTTGTCCCCCGCCATTGGGGAGCAGGTGATCCATCGCGCAGGCTATTCGGCGTTCTTCTTCGCTGCCGCCGTCGCCGCAGCGGCTTGCCTGCTGACCAGCTTGGCGTTGCGCAACCTGTCGTCGACGCCCCAAGCCGCTGTCGCTTCAGGACTTGCGTCCCTGATCCCGTCGGCGCGTATCCTGCCGCCGATTCTTCTCGCGTTGGTATTCGGTCTGGCCTCCGGGGCGGTGTTCGTATTCCTGCCGACCTACGCGACGCAAGCCGGGCTGTCGCGTATCGGCGGATTCTACATTGCGTACAGCGCGGCGGCGATCGGTATCCGATTGACGTGCGGCAGACTATCCGATCGATGGGGGCGTCAACGTGTGATCTTACCCGCCCTGCTGCTCATGGGATCAGGCACCCTGGGTCTGGTGTGGCTCGTGTCTCCGGTTGGCCTGCTGGTAGTCGGGACGCTGACCGGAATGGCGCACGGCCTGCTTTTTCCGGCCTTGAGCGCCTATACCATAGACCTGGCGGATTCGGAGGGGCGTGGACGCGCGCTTGGCGCGTTCAGTACCGCCATGTTACTGGGCCATGCGCTTGCGTCGTTCACCTTCGGAATTATCGCGGAGCGATTCGGCTATCGACTGATCTACCTCTTGGCGTCGACAATCGTCATGACCACCTTCATGGTGTTGTGTCGCACCAGAAGCCGGGCGCAGATGTTGCGGTAG